The Halomonas sp. THAF5a genome segment CGACAACCTGAAGGGCTTCAACGCCCACCATCAGGCGGAAACCATCTTCAAGGCCTTCGGCCGCGCCCTGCGCATGGCCGTGGAGCAAGACCCGCGCATGGCGGGCCAGATGCCGTCCACCAAGGGCAGCCTCTGAGGCCGCCACACGAACAACACGAGGAGCGTCCCATGACCATTGCCGTCATCGACTACGGAATGGGCAACCTGCATTCCGTCGCCAAGGCACTGGAGCACGTCACTCACGAGAACGTGGTCGTGACGCGGGATGCCCGTCGCATCCGCGGCGCCACCCGCCTGGTCCTGCCCGGCCAGGGCGCCATCCGCGACTGCATGGGCGAGCTGGAGAAGACCGAGCTTCGTGGCCTGGTCGAGGAGCTGCTCGCCGCCCAGGAGAAGCCGCTGCTCGGCATCTGCGTCGGCCAGCAGATGCTGCTCGACCACAGCGAGGAGAACGGCGGCATCGGCTGCCTGGGCTTCCTGCGCGGCGAGGTGAAGAAGTTTCCCGCCGACATGCGCGACGACATGGACCATCGCCTCAAGGTGCCGCACATGGGCTGGAACCTGGTGCACCAGCACCACGACCACCCGCTATGGGCGGGCATCGACCAGGACGAGCACTTCTATTTCGTGCACAGCTACTACGTCGAGGCAGCCGACGACGCCACGGTGTTCGGCACCACCGACTACGGCCGGGTGAGCGCCCACGTGGCCGTCGGCCGCGACGCCACCTTCGCCGTGCAGTTCCACCCGGAGAAGAGCTCCCGGGCCGGCCTCCAGCTGCTGGAGAACTTCGTGCAGTGGACGCCCTGAGCGGCGCCACGGCCTGAGCACGGTTCCGACGATCGCCGATTGACGACAACAAGGGCGCGCAGGCGCCGAATGGAGACCCGACACATGCTGGTAATTCCCGCCATCGACCTCAAGGACGGCCAGTGCGTGCGCCTCAAGCAGGGACGCATGGACGATGCCACCACCTACGGCGATGATCCGGTCGCCATGGCCGCCCGCTGGGTCGAGGCCGGCGCCCGCCGCCTGCACCTGGTCGACCTCAACGGCGCCTTCGAGGGCGAGCCGGTCAACGGCGAGGCGGTCACCGCCATCGCCCGCGCCTACCCGGACCTGCCGATCCAGATCGGCGGCGGCATCCGCTCCGCCGCCACCATCGAGCACTACCTCGAGGCCGGGGTCTCCTACGTGATCATCGGCACCAAGGCGGTCAAGGAGCCGACCTTCGTCGGCGAGATGTGCCGTGCCTTCCCGGGCCACGTGATCGTCGGCCTGGACGCCCGGGACGGCTTCGTCGCCACCGACGGCTGGGCCGAGGTCTCCACGGTCAAGGCCACCGAGCTCGCCAAGCGCTTCGCCGACGACGGGGTCTCCTCCATCGTCTACACCGACATCGCCCGCGACGGCATGATGCAGGGCGTCAACGTCGAGGCCACCGCCGAGCTCGCCCGCGAGGGCGGCCTGCCGGTGATCGCCTCCGGCGGCGTCACCGACCTCGAGGACCTGCGGTCGCTGGCCAAGGTGGCCGACGACGGCATCCTCGGCGCCATCACCGGCCGGGCCATCTACGAGGGCAGCCTCGACGTGGCCGAGGCCCAGCGGCTGTGCGACGCGCTCAGCCAGAAGGGGGGCTGATCCATGGGACTCGCCAAGCGCATCATCCCGTGCCTGGACGTCGACGCCGGCCGCGTGGTCAAGGGCGTCAACTTCATCGGCATCCGCGACGCCGGTGACCCGGTGGAGATCGCCCAGCGCTACAACCAGCAGGGCGCCGACGAGATTACCTTCCTCGACATCACGGCGAGCCACGAGGACCGCGACACCACGGTGGAGATGGTCGAGCGTATCGCCGGCGAGGTGTTCATCCCGCTCACCGTGGGCGGCGGCATCCGCACCTGCGACGACATCCGCACCATGCTCAACGCCGGCGCCGACAAGGTGTCGATCAACACCGCCGCGGTGACCAATCCCGACTTCGTGCACGAGGCCGCCGAGCGCTTCGGCAGCCAGTGCATCGTGGTGGCCATCGACGCCAAGAAGGTCTCCGCCGAGGGCGAGCCCGAGCGCTGGGAGATCTTCACCCACGGCGGGCGCCGCCCCACCGGCCTCGACGCCGTGGAGTGGGCGAAGAAGATGGTGGCCTACGGTGCCGGCGAGCTGCTGCTGACCAGCATGGACCGCGACGGCACCAAGGCCGGCTTCGACCTGGGCGTGACTCGGGCCATCGCCGAGGCCGTGAGCGTGCCGGTGATCGCCTCCGGTGGCGTCGGCAACCTCGACCACCTGGTGGATGGCGTCCTCGAGGGCGGCGCCGACGCGGTGCTGGCGGCCAGCATCTTCCACTTTGGCGAGTACACCATCCCCGAGGCCAAGCGGTACATGGCCGAGCGGGGGATCGAGATGCGGCTGTAGTGCTCGAATGAGATGAGCGCCGGGGGCAAGGCGGAGCGAGGGTCTTTTGACCAGGGACGTCAAAAGTAGCGCCCAAGGACGGGTTCACAGCGCCCTCGCGAAGGCTTGACGCCGGATAAGCTCATCGTCTCTCGCTTGCGACCGACTCAAGACGACAAAGGGCCCGCCAACTGGCGGGCCCTTGGGGTTCTGGTCGATGTGCGGGCGGCTACTCCTCGACGGAGAGCCCCAGGTTGCTGACGCCGTCGTTGCGCCCCAGGCGACGCAGCGCCTTGAGCGCCTCGCGATCGAGCTCGCCCTCCACCGCCTCGAGCACGGCGTCCTGGAAGTCGTTCTCGTCCGCCATCAGCGGATGGTCGCGCACCAGGGCGGCGAGGCGCTCGGCGTCCTCCTCGCCCTCGGTGAGCTCGATGAAGGCGCGCACCCCGCTGCGCGAGGCGCGGCTGACCTCGAGCACCGCCTCGGAGGCCTCGCCGCGCAGGGTGTCGAGGATCGCCGAGAGCGCGACGACCGCCTCCAGCGCCCGCCGGGCGCCGAAGCTGTCGTCCTCGGCGGGGGGCTCCAGCTCGGCGAGCTTATCGGCCTGGCGGTCGAAGTCGATGCGCGCCTCCTTCACCGCCAGCCGCTCCCAGACCAGATCCAGGATCACCCGCAGGCCGTGGGGATCGCCCTGGCCGCTGTTCTCGGCATAGAGGCCCTGACAATAAAAGACATAGTTGGGCAGCAGGCGCTCGCACAGCGCCGCCATGAAGGCCTGCTGGCGACGCGGCTCGAGCCGCTGCAGGCGCTGAAAGAAACCGCTCATGGATTCTCCTTGGAATATCGCTGTCTCAGCATCGTCCCTTCGCTCATGGCTGGACGCAGGCGGGGCTGATCCGGCGACGGCTCTTCGAGGAGGCGCTGTGAATACTTCCCTGTACGCTACCGACGCCATCCCTGGCGTAGGACCTCCTCTACGAGCTATCCCCGGCGCCCCTCCGCTACATCAGGGCCACATACGCGCCGGCGATACCTTTCCCCGCTCATCGAACAGCACGCCCTCGGCCACCAGGCGGCGGCGCTGCTCCTCGGCGCCGCCGTGATCGGCCAGCCGGCGCGAGGCGGTGATGACCCGGAACCAGGGCAGGCCGTGGCCGGCGGGCAGCTCGCGCAGCGCCCGGGCCACCAGCCGCGGCGTGCCGCCCTCGGTCATGGCGGCGATGCGCCCGTAGGTCGTGACCCGTCCCGGCGGGATCTCGGCCAGCACGGTCAGTATCTGTTCCTTGAGGGCCGCGTTCATGTACCCTGCCTTCCCCTGCATTTTGCTGATATTGGCGAGGTCGCCCGCATGCACGTTCACCTGCTTCAGCACAGCCCCTACCAGGGGCCCGGCCGGATCGCCGACTGGCTCGACAGCATGGGACATAGCCACACCGTCTTCCACCTCGATGCGGGCGAGCTGCCGCCGCGGTTCGGCGACGGCGATGCCCTGATCGTGCTCGACGGCCCCGAGGGCCTCGCCGACGAGCGGACCCGCCCCTGGCTCCGGGCGGAGCGCAAGCTGGTGGCCCAGGCGCTGGACGGCCGCAAGCCGCTGCT includes the following:
- a CDS encoding MGMT family protein; the protein is MNAALKEQILTVLAEIPPGRVTTYGRIAAMTEGGTPRLVARALRELPAGHGLPWFRVITASRRLADHGGAEEQRRRLVAEGVLFDERGKVSPARMWP
- the hisF gene encoding imidazole glycerol phosphate synthase subunit HisF; the protein is MGLAKRIIPCLDVDAGRVVKGVNFIGIRDAGDPVEIAQRYNQQGADEITFLDITASHEDRDTTVEMVERIAGEVFIPLTVGGGIRTCDDIRTMLNAGADKVSINTAAVTNPDFVHEAAERFGSQCIVVAIDAKKVSAEGEPERWEIFTHGGRRPTGLDAVEWAKKMVAYGAGELLLTSMDRDGTKAGFDLGVTRAIAEAVSVPVIASGGVGNLDHLVDGVLEGGADAVLAASIFHFGEYTIPEAKRYMAERGIEMRL
- the hisA gene encoding 1-(5-phosphoribosyl)-5-[(5-phosphoribosylamino)methylideneamino]imidazole-4-carboxamide isomerase, with amino-acid sequence MLVIPAIDLKDGQCVRLKQGRMDDATTYGDDPVAMAARWVEAGARRLHLVDLNGAFEGEPVNGEAVTAIARAYPDLPIQIGGGIRSAATIEHYLEAGVSYVIIGTKAVKEPTFVGEMCRAFPGHVIVGLDARDGFVATDGWAEVSTVKATELAKRFADDGVSSIVYTDIARDGMMQGVNVEATAELAREGGLPVIASGGVTDLEDLRSLAKVADDGILGAITGRAIYEGSLDVAEAQRLCDALSQKGG
- the hisH gene encoding imidazole glycerol phosphate synthase subunit HisH, producing the protein MTIAVIDYGMGNLHSVAKALEHVTHENVVVTRDARRIRGATRLVLPGQGAIRDCMGELEKTELRGLVEELLAAQEKPLLGICVGQQMLLDHSEENGGIGCLGFLRGEVKKFPADMRDDMDHRLKVPHMGWNLVHQHHDHPLWAGIDQDEHFYFVHSYYVEAADDATVFGTTDYGRVSAHVAVGRDATFAVQFHPEKSSRAGLQLLENFVQWTP
- a CDS encoding YjaG family protein, coding for MSGFFQRLQRLEPRRQQAFMAALCERLLPNYVFYCQGLYAENSGQGDPHGLRVILDLVWERLAVKEARIDFDRQADKLAELEPPAEDDSFGARRALEAVVALSAILDTLRGEASEAVLEVSRASRSGVRAFIELTEGEEDAERLAALVRDHPLMADENDFQDAVLEAVEGELDREALKALRRLGRNDGVSNLGLSVEE